ACGAAGTCGGGCATTGAACCGGCAAAACTTGCTTTTAAGCGCTACTCATCCATCCAAAGATTCTGCGCTGACGCGGGATATCGCGGTACTTTTGTTCTTGATGTGGATAAGGCCCTTGGCCTTGGCGTGGACATTTCGGAAAAAATCAAACCGCACCAGTGGGAAAAGCTTCCCTGGCGTTGGGTGGTTGAGCGTACCTTTAGTTGGCTGAATAACTCCCGTCGTCTCAGCAAGGATTATGAAATTACTACCGATTCTGCTGAAACTATCGTTAAAATCTCTCACTTTCATACACTGCTTAAACGCTTGTGAATACAGGCTCTAATACGGATTACATGCAGCAGCAATGAGGTGGAAATATTGGCAGGGCATGTAGGGAAAGATCATATCCATCTTCTTGTATCAGTCCCCCCACATCTTTCTGCGAGTAAATTGGTTCAATATCTAAAAGGGAATACCTCGCGAAAGTTGCAGATGGAGTATAAAGAATTGAACAAAGAATATTGGGGGCGGCACCTTTGGGCAAGAGGATATTTCGTAGCAAGCAGTGGAAATGTGACAGATGAAATAATTGCACAGTACATTCAGAATCAAGATTTGGAAGAGAATATGAAAAGCGATAATTTCGAGATCGGCAATCTTTAGGCGGCTTTAGCCGCTATCGAACCTACCGGCTTTCAGCCGGTAGTGATTCAGTTTTTTGCCAGGGCAATCTTGTCCGCAATTTTTCTTTGATGGTTGACATAATTGAAAAACAAAAAAGGGCGGGGATAAACATAGATGACTGCATACGATAAATTGGCGGAAATAATAACCGGGAGAAAAGCGTCCTGGATTCTGCTGTTGATATTTAATCTATATTTGGCGCTTGCTTATCTGGACGTCACTGGTCCCGAACTGACAGACTTTACTGTTTTGATCATCTATTTTTTCTTAATTATTATTATGAGTGGTAGAATCAAGATTAACAAGAAAAAATTTCTGCCCTATTATTTGGATCTCATTGTTTTAATAACAGCTCTTATTTTGATCATTTTCCCCTATATTTTCCCTGACGATTGCTCCTCTGTTTTTGCTGGCAAGCGGCTGCTTTATACCTACCCCATTTATTTTGCTTTGATTACGATAGAAGTCGCTCTTCTCAGAAATGTGATCCATTCATATGTATAAAAAATACGGATTGCTGCCGTAATCGTAGATTCGCTATTTATATCACCCGGCAAAACAAGCGCGCATGGAATTCCGACAATTGGCGGAATTCCATGCGCGCTTAAATCCATTCACAGTTCAGGCAGGCAATCGACTATTTCGAATTCTGATCGTTGTAATGGTTCAATGCCCTCATCATCTTAAATCCGACGATAATAATGACAAGATCGGTGAAAATTCTCAAACAGGACTCGATTCCTGTAATGGCAGGCAGTCACATAAAAGCGGTCATTCGTTTCACTCCCTTTCGTCACGGTTATCCGTATCTATAAAAAATGCCGGCAGTCGGCATAACGGCCGTTAGAACCGGAGATATTCCAATTTTGGATTCCTACAGGGGGATTTTTTATCAGTATAGCAGTATGATGGGTGAAAATACAAGATCAATTTGGCAAGATCGATCAGTTTTGTATTTTGTGCACCAGCCAAATGTCAGCCGGAGCCGTTCAAAATGAAAAGCAGGCGGATTTTTTTGGATTTCCGCAGGAAGATAAAAATCGCTGCAGACCCGGATTTCGACTGGGATTTGCAGAATTTTTCCATTTGCCGCGGCCGTTGGGCCGTGCGCTGTGGATGCCGATGAGTCTCCCTGACTTTATATTCCTGCCTGATAATGATTTACTTTATCGGAATATTATTGTATATTATTTACAAAGGGCTTTGCGAATCATATGCAAAGCTGTTTTATGGCCGGCGTCTTTTCGTGCGATCATTGGGATTACGGCGCGGAAAAGGCCGCCGGTCCACTGTAAATTTATCTTGGGGGAATATTATGTACCGCGTTTTTCTGGTGGAGGATGAACAGCTGATCCGGGAAGGGATCAGGCAGCTGGTGGAGTGGGAGGAATACGGCTTCAAGTTTGTCGGGGAAGCTTCCGACGGCGAGCTGGCCTGGCCTTTGATCCAAAAAAAGAAGCCGGATATCGTCATCACGGATATCCGGATGCCTTTTATGGATGGGCTGTCCCTCAGCAGGCTGATCAAGAAAGAGTTTCCGGACACGATCATCATCATTTTAAGCGGCTACGACGATTTCAGCTATGCGAAAGAGGCGATCGAGATCGGCGTCAACCAATATCTTCTGAAACCGCTTTCCAAGGATCAGCTGGTCGGCGTTTTACAGGAGGTCAAAAAGAAAAAGGATGAAATGACGCGGCTGGAGCAGTACCATGCCCAGTTCAGCAAAGAGATCCAGGAATATCTCTCCTCGTCGCGCCGCTCCC
This window of the Ruminococcaceae bacterium BL-6 genome carries:
- a CDS encoding Tnp_DDE_dom domain-containing protein gives rise to the protein MMGNLLAVVVHAANIHDTKSGIEPAKLAFKRYSSIQRFCADAGYRGTFVLDVDKALGLGVDISEKIKPHQWEKLPWRWVVERTFSWLNNSRRLSKDYEITTDSAETIVKISHFHTLLKRL
- a CDS encoding protein of unknown function (Evidence 5 : Unknown function), which encodes MAGHVGKDHIHLLVSVPPHLSASKLVQYLKGNTSRKLQMEYKELNKEYWGRHLWARGYFVASSGNVTDEIIAQYIQNQDLEENMKSDNFEIGNL
- a CDS encoding conserved membrane protein of unknown function (Evidence 4 : Unknown function but conserved in other organisms), with the translated sequence MTAYDKLAEIITGRKASWILLLIFNLYLALAYLDVTGPELTDFTVLIIYFFLIIIMSGRIKINKKKFLPYYLDLIVLITALILIIFPYIFPDDCSSVFAGKRLLYTYPIYFALITIEVALLRNVIHSYV